A genomic window from Lotus japonicus ecotype B-129 chromosome 1, LjGifu_v1.2 includes:
- the LOC130730987 gene encoding chitinase 10-like has product MTLFSFSFIGPFLSTLIFCFIALSYSASLGAEEWGSPPIRPISSLIRKKLFHSIFLHKDDSACPAKNFYSYKSFIHASKHFPKFGTTGSLATRKREIAAFLAQISHETTGGWATAPDGPYAWGLCFKEEINPQSNYCDASNKEWPCYPGKSYKGRGPIQLSWNFNYGPAGKALGFDGLRNPEIVSNNSVIAFKTALWFWMTERKPIPSCHNVMVGKYVPTEGDIAANRTEGYGLVTNIINGGLECGIPGDARVDDRIGFFKRYAKLFNVDTGPNLDCAYQKSF; this is encoded by the exons ATGACATTATTCTCCTTCTCCTTTATTGGTCCCTTTCTCTCCACCTTAATTTTTTGCTTCATTGCTCTTTCCTACTCTGCATCTCTGGGAGCTGAAGAATGGGGCTCACCACCTATTAGACCCATCTCTTCTCTAATTAGAAAAAAGCTTTTTCACTCCATTTTCCTCCACAAAGATGACAGTGCATGCCCTGCAAAGAACTTCTACTCCTACAAGTCCTTCATCCATGCATCCAAACACTTCCCTAAATTCGGCACCACAGGTTCTTTAGCCACGCGCAAGCGTGAAATCGCTGCATTCCTAGCTCAGATTTCCCATGAAACCACAGGTGGCTGGGCCACTGCACCTGATGGCCCATATGCTTGGGGCTTGTGCTTCAAGGAAGAAATCAATCCTCAGAGCAACTACTGTGATGCTAGTAACAAAGAATGGCCTTGCTACCCTGGCAAAAGTTACAAAGGAAGAGGACCAATTCAACTTTCTTG GAATTTCAACTATGGGCCAGCAGGGAAGGCTTTAGGATTTGATGGGCTGAGGAACCCTGAGATTGTGTCTAACAATTCTGTGATTGCCTTCAAAACTGCTCTGTGGTTTTGGATGACAGAGAGAAAGCCAATACCTTCTTGCCACAATGTGATGGTTGGAAAATATGTGCCAACAGAAGGTGACATAGCAGCTAACAGAACAGAAGGTTATGGCTTGGTGACTAACATAATCAATGGTGGACTTGAATGTGGAATTCCCGGTGATGCAAGAGTGGATGATAGGATTGGATTTTTCAAAAGATATGCCAAGTTATTCAATGTGGACACTGGACCTAACTTGGATTGTGCATATCAAAAATCCTTTTAA